One segment of Nothobranchius furzeri strain GRZ-AD chromosome 13, NfurGRZ-RIMD1, whole genome shotgun sequence DNA contains the following:
- the LOC129163763 gene encoding LOW QUALITY PROTEIN: leucine-rich repeat-containing protein 15 (The sequence of the model RefSeq protein was modified relative to this genomic sequence to represent the inferred CDS: inserted 13 bases in 9 codons; substituted 2 bases at 2 genomic stop codons) yields MLSAVTLASDPLGVXALDLCPPPCCCDHNSATVTCRDGGRTLIPXLPDGTKNLFFYNKLKEIPAGRWNELQVLDLTQNQLSVFLSHSPVXXSSTLLLRDNTLEXSGSGQFLNCPALTXFDLSKNQISLPAGLANLKTLFLSYNQTEVLQMDALPGVPNLTKLYLSFNSIAQIDDGVFRSSATLENLDLSSNRILTTGASGFRGAAGLKHXLSNNQLDVVPSEALRDADRIQFLYLAGCFSALGLLLRLDLKKNKLNVLSDGSLTGLLNPTYLDVSENLLASLPSRIFQDLIRLKVLDLYRNRLASLPWDVFRNLTSTILHWRYRNIFFSLENLQLNIKQNSDAPAGVFEALNKLKELQRSHNHILKLHPALISKLXSLVLKHLPRGLLHKLKTLRKITLHDNHIRSLHXFHGLMGACSLSLSNNHLSSLDPDQFRTLTGLKRLQLDGNRLVRLPSDLFVDLLNLVTLNLGNNHLSELSVDDFEGLTHLEEVNLSFHQLQSPSSRTFDPLQNLSSLLLQNNSLATLAXFAPLSKLTELNLDTNQLVHLDSDVFQGLTDLRTXSLKSNQLRTLRSQTLEPLRELHSVHLSDNLWDCENNVHICNWVTLHPDKLGDQPTL; encoded by the exons ATGCTTTCAGCGGTGACTCTGGCCTCGGATCCTCTGGGAGT GGCGTTGGACCTCTGCCCACCTCCATGCTGCTGTGACCACAACTCAGCAACGGTTACATGTAGAGACGGAGGACGGACACTCATCC CTCTGCCAGACGGCACCAAGAATCTGTTCTTCTACAACAAACTGAAGGAAATCCCAGCAGGCCGGTGGAACGAGCTGCAG GTTCTGGACTTGACCCAGAACCAGCTAAGTGTCTTCTTATCCCACAGCCCAGTATGATGAAGCTCTACGCTCCTGCTTCGAGACAACACCCTGG TTTCAGGCTCGGGTCAGTTTCTAAACTGCCCCGCTCTCA ATTTTGATTTGAGTAAAAACCAGATAAGTCTACCGGCGGGACTCGCAAATCTGAAGACTCTGTTCCTGAGCTACAACCAGACTGAAGTCCTGCAGATGGACGCACTGCCGGGAGTCCCAAACCTCACCAAACTCTACCTCAGCTTCAACAGCATAGCTCAGATAGACGACGGTGTTTTCAGGAGCTCCGCCACGTTAGAGAACCTCGATCTGTCCAGTAACAGAATCCTAACGACAGGAGCGTCTGGTTtcagaggagcagcaggtctcaaAC CTCTGAGTAACAACCAGCTGGACGTTGTTCCATCTGAAGCTCTGAGGGATGCAGACAGGATCCAGTTTCTGTATCTAGCAGGATGCTTCTCTGCTCTGGGCCTGCTGCTTCGTCTCGACCTGAAGAAAAACAAACTGAACGTTCTCTCAGATGGGTCCCTCACAGGTCTGCTCAACCCGACCTACCTGGACGTCAGTGAAAACCTGTTAGCTTCTCTTCCATCCAGAATCTTCCAAGACCTGATCAGACTCAAAGTTCTAGACTTGTACAGAAACAGACTGGCCTCTCTGCCCTGGGATGTGTTCAGAAACCTGACcagcaccatcttacactg gcgctatagaaatatctTCTTCAGCCTGGAGAACCTTCAGCTGAACATCAAGCAGAACTCCGACGCACCTGCAGGAGTCTTTGAGGCATTGAACAAACTGAAAGAACTCCAACGGTCACACAACCACATCCTGAAGCTCCATCCTGCTCTGATCTCCAAGCT AAGTCTCGTCCTGAAGCATCTGCCCAGGGGGCTTCTTCACAAGCTGAAGACCCTGAGGAAGATAACCCTACATGACAACCACATAAGGTCCCTCCA CTTCCACGGGTTAATGGGTGCATGCTCACTGAGCCTCTCCAACAACCACCTCTCCTCTCTAGATCCAGACCAGTTCAGGACTCTCACTGGTCTGAAACGGCTACAGCTGGATGGAAACCGTCTAGTCAGACTTCCCTCAGACCTCTTCGTAGATCTCCTAAACCTTGTAACCCTCAACCTGGGCAACAATCATTTATCTGAGCTGTCAGTGGATGACTTTGAAGGGTTGACCCACCTGGAAGAAGTCAATCTGAGTTTCCATCAGCTTCAGAGTCCCTCTTCCAGGACCTTTGACCCCCTCCAGAACCTCAGCAGTCTCCTGCTGCAGAACAACAGCCTAGCAACGCTGG ACTTTGCCCCACTATCAAAGCTAACTGAACTAAACCTGGATACTAACCAGCTGGTTCACCTGGACTCTGACGTCTTTCAGGGACTTACGGATCTCCGCAC GAGCTTGAAGTCCAACCAGCTCAGGACTCTGAGGAGCCAGACTTTGGAGCCTTTGAGGGAGCTTCATTCTGTTCATCTGTCAGATAATCTGTGGGATTGTGAGAACAACGTTCACATCTGTAACTGGGTCACTTTGCACCCAGACAAACTCGGAGATCAGCCCACGTTATGA